Proteins encoded together in one Psychrobacter sanguinis window:
- a CDS encoding NAD-dependent epimerase/dehydratase family protein, which produces MTQYQKTQQDLVTVPKTWLITGVAGFIGSNLLETLLKLNQTVVGLDNFATGHQKNLDEVQRLVSTEQWQRFSFIEGDIRNFVDCQKACMGIDYVLHQAALGSVPRSLADPITTNEVNISGFLNMLTAARDAEVQSFTYAASSSTYGDHPGLPKVEDKIGKPLSPYAVTKYVNELYADVFARSYGFKSIGLRYFNVFGRRQDPDGAYAAVIPKWTTAMIKDDTVFINGDGETSRDFCYIENTIQANILAATTKNEDAINQVYNVAVGNRTTLNDLFNAIKLALADNDVTYERQPTYCDFRPGDVRHSQADVSKAKKLLGYEPEFDISQGIDEAMAWYVTSLQR; this is translated from the coding sequence ATGACTCAATACCAAAAAACCCAACAAGACTTAGTTACCGTTCCTAAGACTTGGCTTATTACAGGTGTGGCTGGTTTTATTGGCTCGAACCTACTCGAGACTTTATTAAAGCTTAATCAGACAGTAGTAGGTTTAGATAACTTTGCTACGGGCCATCAAAAGAACTTAGACGAAGTTCAACGCCTAGTCTCTACTGAACAGTGGCAGCGCTTTAGCTTCATCGAAGGTGATATTCGTAACTTTGTAGACTGCCAAAAAGCCTGCATGGGCATAGATTATGTATTACACCAAGCTGCGTTGGGTTCTGTACCTCGTTCACTTGCTGATCCCATTACGACTAATGAAGTTAATATATCCGGTTTCTTAAATATGTTAACCGCCGCTCGTGATGCGGAAGTACAAAGCTTTACCTATGCAGCGAGTAGCTCAACGTATGGTGACCACCCTGGTCTACCAAAAGTAGAAGATAAGATTGGCAAACCATTGTCACCTTATGCAGTGACTAAATACGTTAATGAATTATATGCCGATGTATTTGCTCGTTCATATGGTTTCAAAAGTATTGGTTTAAGGTACTTCAATGTCTTTGGTCGTCGTCAAGATCCAGACGGAGCTTATGCTGCAGTTATCCCTAAATGGACAACAGCCATGATTAAAGATGATACGGTATTTATTAATGGTGATGGTGAAACCAGTCGTGACTTTTGTTATATTGAAAATACCATTCAAGCCAACATCTTAGCAGCTACTACTAAAAATGAGGATGCGATTAACCAAGTGTATAACGTTGCCGTTGGTAACCGTACAACACTTAATGATTTATTTAATGCTATCAAGTTAGCATTAGCAGATAATGATGTGACATATGAACGACAGCCCACCTATTGTGACTTCAGACCTGGTGATGTACGTCATAGTCAAGCTGACGTTAGTAAAGCTAAAAAATTATTAGGCTATGAGCCAGAATTCGATATTTCTCAGGGTATTGATGAGGCAATGGCTTGGTATGTTACTTCTCTTCAAAGATAA